The sequence GACTGGCCGGGCCTCGCCTCGTTCTCGGACGAGCGCGCGCTGCGGCCCGACGTGCAGTCGCTGCTCCGGCGCGTGCACGTGCGCGAGGCGCCCGGCGACGACGAGCAGCTCGAGGCCGTGTTCGCCGACGGCTCGCGCGTGCGGCTCTCGGAGCGCCACGCGCGCGGCAGCCGCGAGTATCCGCTCGGTGACTGGGAGCGGCTCGAGAAGGTGCACGGCTGCGTGTTTCCCGAGCTCGGCAGCGGCGCGCCCGAGCGGCTGATCGCCGCGGTCGACGAGCTGGAGTCGGTTCCCCACCTGCGCGAGCTGGTGCGATGCCTGGCGTGAAGCTCTCGGTCGGCGTCTGGGACGCCCTGTCGGCCCGGCTCGCGGAGCGCGCGGGCTTCGAGCTCCTGTTCCTGTCGGGCTTCGCGCTCGCCGGCACGCAGCTCGGCGAGCCCGACTTCGGGCTGCTCACCCAGACCGAGACACTGCAGGCCGCGCGGCGCATCGTCGAGGCGGTGCGCACGCCGCTGATCGTCGACGGCGACACCGGCCACGGCGGGCCGCTCAACGTGCAGAGACTCGTGCGCGAGCTGGTGCGCCTGGGCGCGGCCGGCGTACTGCTCGAGGACCAGGTCTGGCCCAAGCGCTGCGGTCACATGCGCGACAAGCAAGTGATCCCCGCCGAGGAGCACGTGCAGAAGCTGCGTGCCGCGGTCGATGCGCGCGGCGCGGCCAAGCTCATGATCCTGGGCCGCACCGACGCGCGCGGGCCGATCGGCCTCGACGAGGCGATCCGGCGCGGGCGCATGTACCGCGAGGCGGGGGCGGACATCATCTTCGTCGAGGCGCCGACCTCGCGCGAGGAGCTGGCGCGCATCGGCCGCGAGGTGCCGGGACCGCTCATGGCCAACATGGTCGAGGGCGGAGTGACTCCCATCCTGCCGCTCGACGAGCTGCGGGCGCTCGGCTTCGAATACGTGGTCTACCCGCTCACGGGCCTGCTCGGCGCCGCGCGCGCGCTCGAGCGCGCCTTCCGGGAGCTCGCCGCCAAGGGCACGAGCCGGAACGACGACGAGGCGCGCATGAGCTTCGCCGAGTTCACGGAGCTCGTCGGCCTGTCCGAGAAGTACGCCGCCGCCGAGCGCTACAAGACCTGAGTCACGACTCAGAAGAGGAAGCCATGTCTGCGAAGCCGCACGCCAACGTCTGGACCGACCCACTCACCCCGCTGGTCATGCTGAAGCGGCAGGCCGCGGTGTTTCCCGAGCGCGAGGCGGTGGTGCACGGCAAGCTGCGCTGGACCTACAGCGACCTGGCGCGCGAGGTCGGGCGCATGGCCGGCGCGCTGCGCCGCGCGGGCGTGGGCAAGGGCGACCGCGTGGCGGTGCTCGCGCCCAACACGCCCGCGCACCTGGTCGCGCACTTCGCCCTGCCGCTGCTCAACGCGCCGCTGGTGTCGATCAACACGCGGCTCGCGCCGCCCGAGATCGCCTACATCCTCGACCACTGCGGCGCGAAGGTGCTGCTGGTCGATCCCGAGCTCGCGCCCGCGCTCGACGCGGTTCTGGCCGAACGCAAGTCACTCCAGCACGTGGTCGAGATCCCCGACGGCATGGTGAAGGTGCGCGCGGGCAAGCTCGGCTGGGACGCGTTCGCGCAGGACGCGCCGGTGCTGCCGATCGACAACACGGTCGAAGACGAAGAGGACGTGATCGCCATCAACTACACGTCCGGCACGACCGGCATGCCCAAGGGCGTGATGTACACGCACCGCGGCGCTTATCTCAACGCGCTGTCCCAGATCGGCAAGCTGGGGCTCAACCGTGACTCGACCCTGGTCTGGACCGTGCCCATGTTCCACTGCAACGGCTGGTGCATGGCCTGGGCGTTCGTGGGCGCCGCCGGCAAGCAGGTGTGCCTGCGCAAGGTCGACCCGGGCGAGATCTTCCGCCTGGTCGACGACGAGGGAGTCACGCACCTGAACGGCGCGCCCACCGTGCTGCTCATGCTGGCCAGCGCCCCCGAGGCGCAGGGCAAGCACTTCGACCCGCCGATCTCCACCTGCACCGGCGGCGCGCCGCCCTCGCCGACGCTGCTCGAGCAGATGGAGAAGCTCGGCGTCAAGATCAGTCACTTGTACGGGCTCACCGAGACCTACGGCCCGCACGTGACCTGCGAGATCCAGGACGGCTGGGAGAAGCTCGAGACCGGCGCCCGCGCCAAGCTCATGTCCCGCCAGGGCGTGCCGTACCCGCACGCCGTGTACCTGCGCGTGGTCGACGCCGAGCTCCACGACGTGCCCGCCGACGGCGCCACCATGGGCGAGGTGGTCATGCGCGGCAACAACCTGATGCGCGGCTACTACAACGACCCCGAGGCCACCGCCAAGGCCTTCGCCGGCGGCTGGTTCCACTCGGGCGACGTCGGAGTCATGCACCCCGACGGCTACATCGAGCTGCGCGACCGCTCCA comes from Myxococcota bacterium and encodes:
- a CDS encoding isocitrate lyase/PEP mutase family protein, producing the protein MKLSVGVWDALSARLAERAGFELLFLSGFALAGTQLGEPDFGLLTQTETLQAARRIVEAVRTPLIVDGDTGHGGPLNVQRLVRELVRLGAAGVLLEDQVWPKRCGHMRDKQVIPAEEHVQKLRAAVDARGAAKLMILGRTDARGPIGLDEAIRRGRMYREAGADIIFVEAPTSREELARIGREVPGPLMANMVEGGVTPILPLDELRALGFEYVVYPLTGLLGAARALERAFRELAAKGTSRNDDEARMSFAEFTELVGLSEKYAAAERYKT
- a CDS encoding long-chain-fatty-acid--CoA ligase; protein product: MSAKPHANVWTDPLTPLVMLKRQAAVFPEREAVVHGKLRWTYSDLAREVGRMAGALRRAGVGKGDRVAVLAPNTPAHLVAHFALPLLNAPLVSINTRLAPPEIAYILDHCGAKVLLVDPELAPALDAVLAERKSLQHVVEIPDGMVKVRAGKLGWDAFAQDAPVLPIDNTVEDEEDVIAINYTSGTTGMPKGVMYTHRGAYLNALSQIGKLGLNRDSTLVWTVPMFHCNGWCMAWAFVGAAGKQVCLRKVDPGEIFRLVDDEGVTHLNGAPTVLLMLASAPEAQGKHFDPPISTCTGGAPPSPTLLEQMEKLGVKISHLYGLTETYGPHVTCEIQDGWEKLETGARAKLMSRQGVPYPHAVYLRVVDAELHDVPADGATMGEVVMRGNNLMRGYYNDPEATAKAFAGGWFHSGDVGVMHPDGYIELRDRSKDIIISGGENISTIEVENTIVRHPAVLECAVVSMPHEKWGEVPKAFVTLRPGARASAEDIIAHTKELLAAFKCPKAVEFCDLPKTATGKIQKFKLREQEWKGKGKVIMGVEFKGE